One genomic window of Streptomyces sp. NBC_01276 includes the following:
- a CDS encoding ABC transporter permease — MTTPRTGRGARGAADGPVARGAGVGPVVGAPGAPSDETRLARLRWAAGDAATITRRYLTHLRSAPERAVMALALPLVFTLLFVYVLGSNMLVPEGASYVDFLIPGMLAQMTVFGVAASASAVADDKDKGISDRFHSLPMSRTGVPVGQSLAEILGGLITLTVMAGCGLLVGWRPDASAPRIVAAFALLVFARYAFGWLGMWLGLVLPSRSSTELIGMLTFPLTMVSNVFVPTGGLPAGLRPIAEWNPVSAVVSAVRELFGLPVAGPGGAGWPQDHPVAAAVAWSFLLLAVFGPLTVSAFRAPKH; from the coding sequence ATGACCACCCCCCGGACCGGCCGCGGGGCCCGCGGGGCCGCCGACGGCCCGGTGGCCCGGGGCGCGGGCGTCGGCCCCGTCGTGGGGGCGCCCGGTGCGCCGTCGGACGAGACCCGGCTCGCACGGCTGCGCTGGGCCGCCGGCGACGCGGCGACGATCACCCGCCGCTACCTGACCCACCTGCGCAGTGCCCCCGAGCGCGCCGTCATGGCGCTGGCGCTGCCCCTCGTCTTCACCCTGCTCTTCGTCTACGTCCTCGGCAGCAACATGCTGGTTCCGGAAGGCGCTTCCTACGTCGACTTCCTGATCCCGGGGATGCTGGCGCAGATGACCGTGTTCGGGGTCGCCGCGAGTGCCTCCGCCGTCGCCGACGACAAGGACAAGGGGATCAGCGACCGTTTCCACTCGCTGCCGATGAGCAGGACCGGCGTGCCCGTCGGGCAGTCCCTGGCCGAGATCCTGGGCGGTCTGATCACCCTGACGGTCATGGCGGGCTGCGGGCTGCTGGTCGGCTGGCGGCCCGATGCCTCCGCGCCGCGGATCGTGGCCGCCTTCGCGCTGCTGGTGTTCGCCCGCTACGCGTTCGGCTGGCTCGGCATGTGGCTGGGCCTCGTCCTGCCGTCGCGGTCCTCCACGGAACTCATCGGCATGCTGACCTTCCCCCTGACGATGGTCTCCAACGTCTTCGTGCCGACCGGAGGCCTGCCGGCCGGCCTGCGCCCGATCGCCGAGTGGAACCCCGTGAGCGCCGTGGTCTCCGCGGTGCGGGAGCTCTTCGGCCTTCCCGTGGCCGGACCCGGCGGCGCCGGATGGCCACAGGACCACCCCGTGGCGGCCGCGGTCGCGTGGTCGTTCCTGCTGCTCGCCGTCTTCGGCCCCCTCACGGTGTCGGCCTTCCGCGCACCGAAGCACTGA
- a CDS encoding ATP-binding cassette domain-containing protein has protein sequence MLQPPAGSRPPEAAVEVRGLHKRFGAQTALDRVDLTVAPGTVCGLLGPNGAGKTTLVRILATLSLPDGGHARVAGFDVVSDPARVRGRIALTGQYASVDELISGRGNLEMFARLHRMRGAAVRRRSGELLERFGLQDAGHRPVRTYSGGMRRRLDLAVSLVVPPAVIFLDEPTTGLDPQSRYGLWDSVRELVRAGTTVLLTTQYLDEADHLADRIAVLGDPEGSGGRVIAEGTPSALKSSLGREYVDLTVRHHEQLAPAAEALARTGAGTVAVRDELRRVTLATGPAAGPGTGVLAAALDELRCAGVEVEDLSLRRPTLDEVFISLTAPCTGTGEAA, from the coding sequence GTGCTCCAACCCCCGGCCGGCTCCCGGCCTCCCGAAGCCGCCGTCGAAGTCCGCGGCCTGCACAAGCGTTTCGGGGCGCAGACGGCCCTGGACCGCGTCGACCTCACCGTCGCCCCCGGCACCGTGTGCGGTCTGCTCGGACCGAACGGAGCCGGCAAGACGACGCTGGTCAGGATCCTGGCCACCCTGTCGCTCCCGGACGGCGGCCACGCCCGCGTGGCCGGCTTCGACGTCGTCTCCGACCCCGCCCGGGTACGCGGCCGCATCGCGCTGACCGGACAGTACGCCTCGGTGGACGAGCTGATCAGCGGCCGCGGGAACCTGGAGATGTTCGCCCGGCTGCACCGCATGCGCGGGGCGGCCGTCCGGCGGCGCTCCGGGGAGCTGCTGGAGCGGTTCGGCCTCCAGGACGCCGGCCACCGCCCCGTCCGCACGTACTCCGGCGGCATGCGCCGCAGGCTCGACCTGGCGGTGAGCCTGGTCGTACCCCCCGCGGTGATCTTCCTGGACGAGCCGACGACCGGCCTCGATCCGCAGAGCCGTTACGGGCTCTGGGACAGCGTCCGCGAGCTCGTCCGGGCCGGCACCACCGTCCTGCTGACCACGCAGTACCTGGACGAGGCCGACCACCTCGCCGACCGGATCGCCGTGCTGGGCGACCCGGAGGGCTCCGGCGGCCGGGTGATAGCCGAGGGCACGCCCTCCGCCCTGAAGTCCTCCTTGGGCCGGGAGTACGTCGACCTCACCGTGCGCCACCACGAGCAGCTGGCACCGGCCGCCGAGGCCCTGGCCCGTACCGGCGCCGGAACCGTGGCGGTACGGGACGAGCTGCGGCGGGTCACCCTGGCCACCGGCCCGGCCGCCGGACCCGGCACGGGGGTGCTCGCCGCCGCGCTGGACGAACTGCGGTGCGCCGGTGTGGAGGTGGAGGACCTCTCCCTGCGCCGCCCGACGCTGGACGAGGTGTTCATCAGCCTGACGGCTCCGTGCACCGGGACCGGGGAGGCGGCATGA
- a CDS encoding glucose-1-phosphate thymidylyltransferase: MKALVLAGGSGTRLRPITHTSAKQLVPIANKPVLYYGLEAIADAGIKEVGVIVGETAAEIEEAVGDGSAFGLDVTYIAQPEPLGLAHAVLIARDFLGDDDFLMYLGDNFIVGGIAPLVDEFRAHGPDVQLMLTRVANPGAYGVATLSATGRVVALAEKPERPASDLAVVGAYLFTPVVHEAVRAIAPSARGELEITDALQWLLDQGRDVRPTVVTGYWKDTGNVEDMLEANRCVLEVLEPAVEGSVSADSELIGRVTVCAGAQVRGSRIVGPALIGAGSVVVDSYVGPSTSIAENCRITDSEIEFSIVLGHSSITGVRRIDASLIGCHVEVAPAPRVPSSHRFVLGDHSKIRISS, translated from the coding sequence ATGAAAGCCCTGGTACTGGCGGGGGGTTCCGGCACGCGGCTGCGTCCCATCACCCACACCTCCGCCAAGCAGCTCGTCCCGATCGCGAACAAGCCGGTGCTGTACTACGGCCTGGAGGCGATAGCCGACGCCGGCATCAAAGAGGTGGGCGTCATCGTCGGCGAGACGGCCGCGGAGATCGAGGAGGCCGTAGGAGACGGTTCCGCCTTCGGCCTGGACGTGACCTACATAGCCCAGCCCGAACCGCTCGGGCTCGCCCATGCCGTTCTGATCGCCCGGGACTTCCTGGGTGACGACGACTTCCTGATGTACCTGGGCGACAACTTCATCGTCGGCGGCATCGCCCCGCTCGTCGACGAGTTCCGCGCGCACGGCCCGGACGTGCAGCTGATGCTCACCCGGGTCGCGAACCCCGGTGCCTACGGTGTCGCCACCCTGTCCGCGACCGGCCGGGTGGTCGCTCTGGCCGAGAAGCCGGAGCGGCCCGCGAGCGATCTCGCGGTCGTCGGCGCCTACCTCTTCACTCCCGTCGTCCACGAGGCGGTCCGCGCCATCGCCCCCTCGGCGCGGGGCGAACTGGAGATCACCGACGCCCTGCAATGGCTGCTCGACCAGGGCCGCGACGTGCGGCCGACGGTGGTCACCGGCTACTGGAAGGACACCGGCAACGTCGAGGACATGCTGGAGGCGAACCGGTGCGTACTGGAGGTCCTGGAGCCGGCCGTCGAAGGATCGGTCAGCGCCGACAGCGAACTCATCGGGAGGGTCACGGTGTGCGCCGGCGCCCAAGTGCGCGGCTCCCGCATCGTCGGTCCCGCCCTGATCGGCGCGGGGTCGGTCGTGGTCGACTCCTACGTGGGCCCCTCGACCTCGATCGCCGAGAACTGCCGGATCACCGACAGCGAGATCGAGTTCTCGATCGTCCTGGGCCACTCGTCCATCACCGGGGTCCGCCGCATCGACGCCTCGCTCATCGGCTGCCACGTGGAGGTCGCTCCCGCCCCCCGCGTTCCCTCGTCGCACCGGTTCGTCCTGGGCGACCACAGCAAGATCCGGATCTCTTCGTGA
- the rfbB gene encoding dTDP-glucose 4,6-dehydratase: MTTTRFLVTGAAGFIGSHFVNDLLGPGSPPDTEITVLDALTYAGDTAHLDAVAADARLRFVHGDITDAPLVAALMSPGCVVVNFAAESHVDRSIADAGTFVRTNVTGTHVLLDAALTAGARCFLQVSTDEVYGSIDHGAWTEDAPVAPNSPYAASKAAADLLALAYARTHGLDVRITRCSNNYGSHQHPEKLIPLFVTTLLAGGTVPLYGDGGNVRDWLHVSDHCRAIRLVLERGRAGEVYNVGGGTQLTNRELTALLLDACGADWDSVRHVEDRKGHDRRYCVDDGKLRRLGYRPRVDFERGLAETVRWYADVTAGR; the protein is encoded by the coding sequence GTGACCACCACGCGCTTCCTCGTCACCGGCGCCGCCGGGTTCATCGGCTCGCACTTCGTGAACGACCTGCTGGGTCCCGGATCACCGCCCGACACCGAGATCACCGTCCTCGACGCGCTCACCTACGCCGGTGACACCGCGCACCTCGACGCGGTCGCCGCGGACGCCCGGCTCCGCTTCGTGCACGGCGACATCACCGACGCGCCGCTCGTCGCCGCGCTGATGTCGCCCGGATGCGTCGTGGTCAACTTCGCGGCGGAGAGCCACGTGGACCGTTCCATCGCCGACGCGGGCACCTTCGTCCGCACGAACGTCACCGGGACGCACGTACTGCTGGACGCCGCGCTCACCGCCGGCGCCCGGTGCTTCCTGCAGGTGTCCACCGACGAGGTGTACGGGTCCATCGACCACGGCGCCTGGACCGAGGACGCGCCCGTGGCGCCGAACTCCCCCTACGCCGCCTCCAAGGCCGCCGCCGACCTGCTGGCTCTGGCGTACGCCCGGACCCACGGCCTCGATGTGCGGATCACCCGCTGCAGCAACAACTACGGCTCCCATCAGCATCCGGAGAAGCTCATCCCGCTCTTCGTCACCACCCTGCTGGCGGGCGGCACCGTGCCGCTCTACGGCGACGGCGGCAACGTGCGCGACTGGCTGCACGTCTCCGACCACTGCCGCGCCATCCGGCTGGTGCTGGAACGCGGCCGGGCGGGCGAGGTCTACAACGTCGGGGGCGGCACCCAGCTGACCAACCGGGAACTGACCGCACTGCTCCTCGACGCCTGTGGAGCCGACTGGGATTCCGTGCGGCACGTCGAGGACCGCAAGGGCCACGACCGGCGCTACTGCGTGGACGACGGGAAGCTGCGCCGCCTCGGCTACCGGCCCCGCGTCGACTTCGAACGGGGCCTGGCGGAGACCGTCCGCTGGTACGCGGACGTCACCGCGGGACGGTGA
- a CDS encoding cytochrome P450 — protein sequence MTAGAGAPADIDTPAFFADQHGHYARLRQSEGACRVRNPQGLEYWLVTRHDQARAVLLDPRFSKDPRRAAGALRAAGYGVSGSESFFLPLVNSDPPDHTRLRRLVSGAFTPRRVAELRPSVERLTHELLDSAANAARTTGAVDTAGTRTGGGAVTDLAAAVAFPLPVLVISELIGVPHGNRAALLQWATRMLTVSGAGTTPASGPAERTRRLHRWFASLVAVTRPRVRADLPPEEQPDLLSALVATGERDERLGDDELVGLLVLLLIAGHETTTGMIGNAVDTLLRHPRQLALLRRRPELVPSAVDELLRYEPSLARTTLRVATEDIDIAGTVVPAGGIVSVALSAANRDPEVFPGPDGLDITRERGPHLSFGHGIHYCLGAPLARLQTETVLTALLDRYPELAAADQDRPQAWRPVGDMRGLMTLPVRLGPDRSASPGPGPGPGPG from the coding sequence GTGACGGCGGGCGCGGGCGCACCGGCCGACATCGACACCCCGGCGTTCTTCGCGGACCAGCACGGACACTATGCGCGGCTGCGGCAGTCGGAGGGTGCGTGCCGGGTCCGCAACCCCCAGGGGCTGGAGTACTGGCTCGTGACCCGGCACGACCAGGCGAGGGCGGTCCTGCTGGATCCCAGGTTCTCCAAGGACCCCCGGCGTGCGGCCGGCGCGCTGCGCGCGGCCGGGTACGGGGTCTCCGGCTCGGAGAGCTTCTTCCTGCCGCTCGTGAACAGCGACCCGCCGGACCACACGCGGCTGCGCAGGCTCGTCTCCGGAGCGTTCACACCGCGCCGGGTCGCGGAGCTCCGGCCCTCGGTCGAACGTCTGACGCACGAGCTCCTCGACTCCGCGGCGAACGCGGCCCGGACGACCGGCGCGGTGGACACGGCCGGGACCCGGACCGGCGGCGGGGCGGTCACCGACCTGGCGGCCGCCGTCGCCTTCCCCCTCCCGGTGCTGGTGATCAGCGAGCTCATCGGAGTTCCCCACGGCAACCGTGCCGCGCTCCTGCAATGGGCCACCCGGATGCTCACGGTCTCCGGAGCGGGCACGACACCCGCCTCCGGTCCTGCGGAACGCACCCGCAGGCTCCACCGGTGGTTCGCGTCCCTGGTCGCCGTCACCCGGCCCCGGGTCAGGGCCGACCTGCCCCCGGAGGAACAGCCGGACCTGCTCAGCGCCCTCGTGGCCACCGGTGAACGGGACGAGCGCCTCGGCGACGACGAACTCGTCGGCCTGCTGGTGCTCCTGCTGATCGCGGGGCACGAGACGACGACGGGGATGATCGGCAACGCCGTCGACACGCTGCTCCGCCACCCCCGCCAGCTCGCGCTGCTGCGCCGCCGTCCGGAACTGGTCCCCTCCGCGGTCGACGAACTGCTGCGCTACGAGCCCTCTTTGGCCCGCACCACCCTCAGGGTGGCGACCGAGGACATCGACATCGCGGGGACCGTCGTCCCGGCCGGCGGCATCGTCAGCGTCGCGCTCTCCGCCGCCAATCGGGACCCTGAGGTCTTCCCCGGGCCCGACGGCCTCGACATCACCCGGGAACGCGGACCGCACCTCTCCTTCGGGCACGGCATCCACTACTGCCTGGGCGCGCCACTGGCCCGGCTGCAGACGGAGACGGTGCTCACGGCCCTGCTCGACCGGTACCCGGAGCTGGCCGCGGCCGACCAGGACCGGCCACAGGCCTGGCGCCCCGTCGGGGACATGCGGGGATTGATGACCCTCCCGGTGCGCCTCGGGCCGGACCGGTCCGCGTCGCCCGGACCCGGACCCGGACCCGGTCCCGGCTGA